Proteins encoded together in one Ammospiza nelsoni isolate bAmmNel1 chromosome Z, bAmmNel1.pri, whole genome shotgun sequence window:
- the MEX3C gene encoding RNA-binding E3 ubiquitin-protein ligase MEX3C, with product MPSGAANATDSAEASLLLLHDDDDDDDDGGEAELREDEEDEAAALLLLPRGLDVTGGRGMMAAMLAQAYSDGGAEGGEQMALLRRRSVNTTECVAVPSSEHVAEIVGRQGCRIKALRTKTNTYIKTPVRGEEPVFVVTGRREDVAVAKREILSAAEHFSAIRASRGRAAGPCRVPALPGHTTVRVRVPYRVVGLVVGPRGATIKRIQRQTHTYIVTPGRDREPVFEVTGVPENVDRAREEIELHIALRTGAFLRLGRRGDFRDNGTDVGFEGGPAWPRARPAMGSSYRNGSSSSLGSASTDSCLGGGRLADFSPASPFGAGAFWVGEALPAAGAEELPLDSPAYEPLPAPSPTVWAPLEPAAAPPGPGGEPVGSARAPRRGSRPPSPRLSPAFPEGLEQPPAGRARSSPQPGLPLCIPAFSAGTNSCSSSAGGSASSSPPECRRRRGCALCWDGEAGAALVPCGHSLLCPPCARRLCASDAPACPVCQAAVTQAVHIHR from the exons ATGCCGAGCGGAGCCGCCAACGCCACCGACAGCGCCGAGGCCTcgctgctgctcctccatgacgatgacgatgatgatgatgatggcgGCGAGGCGGAGCtgagggaggatgaggaggatgaagcCGCCGCCTTGTTGTTGTTACCGCGGGGTTTGGATGTTACGGGAGGCCGGGGAATGATGGCGGCCATGCTGGCTCAGGCCTACAGTGATGGCGGAGCTGAGGGAGGGGAACAAATGGCGCTGTTGAGGAGGAGAAGCGTCAACACCACCGAGTGCGTGGCCGTGCCCAGCTCCGAGCATGTGGCCGAGATCGTGGGGCGTCAGG GCTGCAGGATCAAGGCGCTGCGGACCAAGACCAACACGTACATCAAGACGCCGGTGCGCGGCGAGGAGCCGGTGTTCGTGGTGACGGGGCGCCGCGAGGACGTGGCCGTGGCCAAGCGCGAGATCCTGTCGGCGGCCGAGCACTTCTCGGCGATCCGGGCGTCGCGCggccgggcggcggggccgtgcCGCGTGCCCGCGCTGCCGGGGCACACCACGGTGCGGGTGCGGGTGCCGTACCGCGTGGTGGGGCTGGTGGTGGGCCCCAGGGGCGCCACCATCAAGCGCATCCAGCGGCAGACGCACACGTACATCGTGACGCCCGGCCGCGACAGGGAGCCCGTGTTCGAGGTGACGGGCGTGCCCGAGAACGTGGACCGGGCGCGCGAGGAGATCGAGCTGCACATCGCCCTGCGCACCGGCGCCTTCCTGCGGCTCGGCCGCCGCGGCGACTTCCGCGACAACGGCACCGACGTCGGCTTCGAGGGCGGCCCCGCCtggccccgcgcccgccccgccatGGGCTCCAGCTACCGCAacggcagctccagctccctgggcagcgcCTCCACCGACTCCTGCCTGGGCGGCGGCCGCCTGGCCGACTTCAGCCCCGCCAGCCCCTTCGGCGCCGGCGCCTTCTGGGTCGGGGAGGCGCTGCCGGCCGCGGGCGCCGAGGAGCTGCCGCTTGACTCGCCCGCCTACGAGCCCCTGCCCGCGCCCTCCCCGACCGTTTGGGCGCCGTTGGagcccgcggccgccccgcccggcccgggcggCGAGCCCGTGGGCAGCGCCAGGGCCCCGCGCCGCGGCAGCCGGCCCCCCTCGCCCCGCCTGTCGCCCGCCTTCCCCGAGGGCCTGGAGCAGCCGCCGGCCGGGCGGGCCcgcagcagcccccagcccgggCTGCCCCTCTGCATCCCCGCCTTCTCCGCCGGCACCAACAGCTGCTCCTCGTCCGCCGGCGGCTCCGCGTCCAGCTCGCCCCCCGAGTGCCGCCGCCGGCGCGGCTGCGCGCTCTGCTGGGACGGCGAGGCCGGCGCCGCCCTCGTGCCCTGCGGCCACAGCCTGCTGTGCCCGCCGTGCGCCCGCCGGCTCTGCGCCAGCGACGCGCCCGCCTGCCCCGTGTGCCAGGCCGCCGTCACCCAGGCCGTCCACATCCACCGCTGA